One Pseudomonas rhizophila DNA window includes the following coding sequences:
- a CDS encoding transporter substrate-binding domain-containing protein — MRFLPGLICLLPLLSPLAHAELIDDINDRGELRIALEANTSPFNFKEDGKLTGFEVELGQMLAGELDVRADFVVTDASDLLAGVESGKYDVAINHIAMTPELAERFDTSTAYSQPDAQLLARKDDSQRPMVMAQSFQPEEKSGPPPSLVIPFQKGNPAFKASLDNALARIKDDGRLEQLSQKWLVKQE; from the coding sequence ATGCGTTTTCTGCCTGGGCTGATCTGCCTGCTACCTCTCTTGAGCCCTCTGGCCCATGCCGAACTGATCGACGACATCAACGACCGTGGCGAATTGCGCATCGCTCTGGAAGCCAACACCAGCCCTTTCAACTTCAAGGAAGACGGCAAGCTCACCGGCTTCGAAGTGGAACTGGGTCAGATGCTGGCCGGCGAGCTCGATGTTCGCGCCGACTTTGTGGTCACCGATGCCAGCGATCTGCTGGCCGGCGTGGAAAGCGGCAAATACGATGTCGCCATCAACCACATAGCAATGACCCCGGAACTGGCCGAACGTTTCGACACAAGCACCGCTTATAGCCAACCGGATGCGCAACTGTTGGCGCGCAAGGACGACTCACAACGCCCGATGGTCATGGCACAGTCGTTCCAGCCGGAAGAAAAGAGCGGCCCGCCGCCCAGCCTGGTGATTCCATTCCAGAAGGGCAATCCGGCGTTCAAGGCCAGCCTGGACAACGCTTTGGCGCGTATCAAGGATGACGGGAGGTTGGAGCAGTTGTCGCAGAAGTGGTTGGTCAAGCAGGAGTAA
- a CDS encoding DUF4399 domain-containing protein gives MKSFMSRAALAGLLLGASMLASAATPAPKGAEVFIVSPEDGATVGQEFKVKFGVKNIALAPAGDETKNTGHHHLLIDVDKLPAAGAPIPTDANHMHFGKAQTEATIKLAPGKHTLQLILGDSGHMPFDPTIVSEKITVNVK, from the coding sequence ATGAAAAGCTTTATGTCACGTGCCGCCTTGGCCGGCCTGTTGCTGGGAGCTTCGATGCTGGCATCCGCCGCAACCCCTGCTCCCAAGGGTGCAGAGGTATTCATCGTTTCCCCGGAAGACGGTGCCACCGTTGGCCAGGAGTTCAAGGTCAAGTTCGGCGTCAAGAACATCGCGCTGGCCCCGGCGGGTGATGAAACCAAAAATACCGGGCACCATCATTTGCTGATTGATGTCGACAAACTGCCTGCCGCGGGCGCGCCGATTCCCACCGATGCCAACCACATGCATTTCGGCAAGGCGCAAACCGAGGCTACGATCAAACTGGCACCGGGCAAGCACACCTTGCAGCTGATACTGGGCGACAGCGGCCATATGCCGTTCGATCCGACGATCGTGTCCGAGAAGATCACGGTAAACGTGAAATAA
- the serA gene encoding phosphoglycerate dehydrogenase, translating to MSKTSLDKSKIKFLLLEGVHQSAVDVLKSAGYTSIEYITSSLPEAQLKEKIADAHFIGIRSRTQLTEEIFDHAKKLVAVGCFCIGTNQVDLNAARERGIAVFNAPYSNTRSVAELVLAEAILLLRGIPEKNASCHRGGWIKSAANSFEIRGKKLGIVGYGSIGTQLSVLAEGLGMQVFFYDTVTKLPLGNATQVNDLHELLGMSDIVTLHVPETAATQWMIGEKEIRAIKKGGILINAARGTVVKLDALAEAIKDKHLIGAAIDVFPVEPRSNDDIFESPLRGLDNVILTPHIGGSTAEAQANIGLEVAEKLVKYSDNGTSVSSVNFPEVALPAHPGKHRLLHIHENIPGVMSEINKVFAENGINISGQFLQTNEKVGYVVIDVDAEYSDLAQEKLQHINGTIRSRVLF from the coding sequence ATGAGCAAGACTTCTCTCGATAAGAGCAAGATCAAGTTCCTTCTTCTCGAAGGCGTCCACCAATCGGCTGTCGACGTCCTCAAGTCGGCGGGCTACACCAGCATCGAGTACATCACCAGTTCTCTGCCGGAAGCCCAGCTCAAGGAAAAGATCGCCGATGCTCACTTCATCGGTATTCGCTCCCGTACCCAATTGACCGAAGAGATCTTCGACCACGCCAAGAAACTGGTGGCGGTCGGCTGCTTCTGCATCGGCACCAATCAGGTGGACCTCAATGCGGCGCGCGAGCGCGGTATCGCGGTGTTCAACGCGCCATACTCCAACACCCGTTCCGTTGCTGAACTGGTGCTGGCCGAAGCGATCCTGCTGCTGCGCGGCATTCCCGAGAAGAACGCTTCCTGCCACCGTGGCGGCTGGATCAAGAGCGCGGCCAACTCCTTCGAAATCCGTGGCAAGAAGCTGGGTATCGTCGGTTACGGCTCGATCGGCACGCAGTTGTCGGTGCTGGCTGAAGGCCTTGGCATGCAGGTGTTTTTCTACGACACCGTGACCAAGCTGCCGCTGGGCAATGCCACTCAGGTCAACGACCTGCACGAGCTGTTGGGCATGTCCGACATCGTGACGCTGCACGTTCCGGAAACCGCCGCCACCCAGTGGATGATTGGCGAGAAGGAAATCCGTGCCATCAAGAAAGGCGGGATCCTGATCAACGCCGCTCGTGGCACCGTGGTCAAGCTCGACGCCCTGGCCGAAGCGATCAAGGACAAACACCTGATCGGCGCCGCCATCGACGTATTCCCGGTGGAGCCGCGCTCCAACGACGATATCTTCGAAAGCCCGCTGCGCGGCCTGGACAACGTGATCTTGACCCCGCACATCGGCGGTTCTACTGCCGAAGCCCAAGCCAACATCGGCCTGGAAGTGGCGGAAAAGCTGGTCAAGTACAGCGACAACGGTACTTCGGTATCGTCCGTGAACTTCCCGGAAGTGGCCCTGCCGGCTCACCCTGGCAAACACCGCCTGTTGCACATCCACGAGAACATCCCGGGTGTGATGAGCGAGATCAACAAGGTCTTCGCCGAAAACGGCATCAACATTTCCGGTCAGTTCCTGCAGACCAACGAGAAAGTCGGCTACGTCGTGATCGACGTCGATGCCGAATACTCCGATCTGGCGCAAGAGAAACTGCAGCACATCAACGGCACTATTCGTAGCCGGGTGTTGTTCTAA
- a CDS encoding FAD-binding oxidoreductase: MTNPAVIDELKTLVEPGKVLTDADSLNAYGKDWTKHFAPAPSAIVFPKTTEQVQAIVRWANEHKVALVPSGGRTGLSAAAVAANGEVVVSFDYMNQILDVNLTDRTAVCQPGVVTEQLQNKAEEHGLYYPVDFASAGSSQIGGNIGTNAGGIKVIRYGMTRNWVAGMKVVTGKGDLLELNKDLIKNATGYDLRQLFIGAEGTLGFVVEATMRLDRAPKNLTAMVLGTADFDSIMPVLHAFQGKLDLTAFEFFSDKALAKVLDRGDVPAPFETECPFYALLEFEATTEEVANHALETFEHCVEQGWVLDGVMSQSETQLQNLWKLREYISETISHWTPYKNDISVTVSKVPGFLRDIDTIVGQHYPDFEIVWFGHIGDGNLHLNILKPENLSKDEFFAKCATVNKWVFETVEKYNGSISAEHGVGMTKRDYLTYSRSPVEIEYMKAVKAVFDPNGIMNPGKIFAV, from the coding sequence ATGACCAATCCTGCCGTGATAGATGAGCTGAAGACCCTGGTTGAGCCTGGCAAAGTCTTGACCGATGCCGACTCCCTGAACGCTTATGGCAAGGATTGGACCAAGCACTTCGCCCCGGCGCCGAGCGCCATCGTCTTCCCCAAGACCACCGAACAGGTTCAGGCCATTGTGCGCTGGGCCAATGAGCACAAGGTCGCGCTGGTGCCATCGGGCGGGCGTACCGGGCTTTCCGCCGCGGCCGTGGCGGCCAACGGCGAAGTGGTCGTGTCATTCGACTACATGAACCAGATTCTCGACGTGAACCTCACCGATCGCACAGCCGTCTGCCAGCCAGGTGTGGTCACTGAACAACTGCAGAACAAGGCTGAAGAGCACGGTCTGTACTACCCGGTGGACTTCGCCTCCGCCGGTTCCAGTCAGATTGGCGGCAACATCGGCACCAATGCCGGCGGAATCAAGGTCATTCGTTACGGCATGACCCGCAACTGGGTAGCCGGCATGAAAGTCGTCACCGGTAAAGGTGACCTGCTGGAACTGAACAAGGACCTGATCAAGAACGCCACTGGCTACGATCTGCGGCAGTTGTTCATCGGCGCCGAAGGCACCCTCGGGTTCGTGGTCGAAGCCACCATGCGCCTGGACCGGGCTCCGAAGAACCTCACCGCCATGGTCCTGGGCACCGCCGATTTTGATTCGATCATGCCCGTACTGCATGCCTTCCAGGGCAAGCTGGACCTGACGGCGTTCGAATTCTTCTCCGACAAGGCCCTGGCCAAGGTCCTGGATCGGGGCGACGTACCGGCGCCATTCGAAACCGAGTGCCCCTTCTACGCCCTGCTGGAGTTCGAAGCCACCACCGAAGAAGTCGCCAACCACGCCCTGGAAACGTTCGAACACTGTGTCGAACAGGGCTGGGTGCTCGATGGGGTGATGAGCCAAAGCGAAACCCAACTGCAAAACCTGTGGAAGTTGCGCGAGTACATCTCGGAAACCATCTCCCACTGGACACCGTACAAGAACGACATCTCGGTCACCGTTTCGAAAGTCCCGGGCTTCTTGCGCGACATCGACACTATCGTCGGCCAACATTACCCGGATTTCGAGATCGTCTGGTTTGGCCACATCGGCGACGGCAACTTGCACTTGAACATCCTCAAGCCAGAGAACCTGAGCAAAGACGAATTCTTCGCCAAGTGCGCGACCGTGAACAAATGGGTCTTTGAAACCGTCGAGAAATACAACGGCTCGATCTCCGCCGAACACGGCGTAGGCATGACCAAACGCGATTACCTGACCTACAGTCGCTCGCCGGTAGAAATTGAATACATGAAGGCCGTCAAGGCAGTGTTCGACCCGAACGGCATCATGAACCCGGGCAAGATTTTCGCGGTTTAA
- a CDS encoding fumarylacetoacetate hydrolase family protein codes for MSYQHQYVDGTRIHFPVGKIVCIGRNYAEHAKELDNPVPTEPLLFIKPGSCAVPLEGGFSIPADRGAVHYEAEIAVLIGKPLSTRPSAEEVLDAISGFAPALDLTLRDKQAELKAKGLPWEVAKSFDGAAVLAPFVSSGTFADLTDIPVRLTINGEVRQDGNSSLMLNPIVPMIQYMAGCFSLQAGDVILTGTPAGVGPLNVGDELVLELPGASRFESSVR; via the coding sequence ATGAGCTATCAGCACCAGTATGTCGACGGTACCCGTATTCATTTCCCGGTGGGAAAAATCGTGTGCATTGGCCGCAACTACGCCGAACACGCCAAGGAACTGGATAACCCGGTACCTACCGAACCCCTGCTGTTCATCAAGCCCGGCAGCTGCGCGGTGCCGCTGGAAGGCGGTTTCAGCATCCCCGCTGACCGTGGTGCGGTGCACTACGAAGCTGAAATTGCCGTGCTGATCGGCAAGCCACTGTCGACCCGGCCCAGTGCCGAGGAAGTGCTGGATGCCATCTCCGGCTTCGCCCCGGCCCTGGATCTGACCCTGCGGGACAAGCAAGCCGAGCTCAAGGCCAAGGGCTTGCCCTGGGAAGTCGCCAAATCCTTCGACGGTGCGGCGGTGCTGGCACCTTTCGTGTCCAGCGGCACCTTTGCCGACCTGACCGACATCCCGGTTCGCCTGACCATCAACGGTGAAGTGCGCCAGGACGGCAACAGCAGCCTGATGCTCAACCCCATCGTGCCGATGATCCAATACATGGCTGGCTGCTTCTCATTGCAGGCCGGCGACGTAATCCTCACTGGCACTCCGGCGGGCGTAGGACCGTTGAACGTCGGGGATGAACTGGTACTGGAATTGCCAGGCGCGAGCCGTTTCGAAAGCAGCGTTCGTTAA
- a CDS encoding SdiA-regulated domain-containing protein, producing the protein MATPLARPSSSPVRRARFSLPWYAWSLLAAGAFYWLAHAMHWDDRGLLWASERLESPAQRQESIWLPDYHAVIDAKVLPGMEEDEASDLTYNPQTKTLFAIMGKHPFLVELTLQGDVLRKMPLVGWSNPEGVAYMENGLMAITDERKHTLSIIQVDADTRELNSTDFPHYDLGPSKNQNKGFEGVAWDPRNQQLALGEERPPALFTWKSDGSQLLKGDKQIHASDELDLRNLSALAIDPRTGHSLLLSADSHLLLELDDAGEQVSFMTLLGGFNGIKDTIPRAEGVALDESGNLYMVSEPNLFYRFEKQR; encoded by the coding sequence ATGGCCACTCCTCTAGCTCGGCCCTCCTCCAGCCCCGTCCGCCGCGCTCGCTTCTCGCTGCCCTGGTATGCCTGGTCGCTGTTAGCAGCCGGGGCCTTTTACTGGCTGGCGCATGCCATGCACTGGGATGACCGGGGCCTGCTGTGGGCATCGGAACGTCTCGAGAGCCCCGCCCAGCGCCAGGAAAGCATCTGGCTGCCGGACTACCACGCGGTGATTGATGCCAAGGTCCTGCCAGGAATGGAAGAGGATGAAGCGTCCGACCTGACCTATAACCCACAGACCAAAACCCTGTTCGCGATCATGGGTAAGCATCCGTTTCTGGTGGAACTCACCCTGCAGGGTGACGTGCTGCGCAAAATGCCGTTGGTGGGCTGGAGCAATCCTGAAGGCGTGGCCTACATGGAGAATGGCCTGATGGCTATTACCGATGAACGAAAACACACGCTGTCGATCATCCAGGTCGATGCCGATACTCGCGAACTGAACAGCACGGATTTCCCCCACTACGATCTCGGCCCGTCCAAGAACCAGAACAAGGGCTTCGAAGGCGTCGCCTGGGATCCACGCAACCAGCAATTGGCCTTGGGTGAAGAGCGTCCGCCAGCGTTGTTCACCTGGAAAAGCGACGGCAGCCAACTGCTCAAGGGCGACAAACAGATCCATGCCAGCGACGAGCTGGACCTGCGCAACCTGTCGGCGCTGGCGATCGATCCTCGCACGGGGCACTCGCTGCTGCTGTCGGCCGACTCCCATCTGTTGCTGGAGCTGGACGATGCAGGGGAACAGGTCAGCTTCATGACCTTGCTGGGCGGTTTCAACGGCATCAAAGATACGATCCCCCGCGCAGAAGGCGTAGCCCTCGATGAGTCCGGCAACCTGTACATGGTCAGCGAGCCGAACCTGTTCTATCGTTTCGAAAAACAACGCTGA
- a CDS encoding SdiA-regulated domain-containing protein: MRRLARPKPLILLLIMIVLIALIAAAQYLRLFERAWFNFNTLWQPPSEQAIALDHYRVTVEARVIEGLDNDVSALTYDPIRKSLFTVTNKNAELIELSLDGKILRRIALIGFGDPEAVEFISEDIYVITDERQQRLIKIHLDDDTQFLDAADAEQMTLGLHLNGNKGFEGLAYDSVGKRLFVAKERDPMLIYEVRGFPHHKPDKSYAVHVINNPKRDAGLFVRDLSSLQYDERSGHLLALSDESRLIIELDIDGRPLSTLSLSKGRQGLQKTVPQAEGVAMDDDGNLYVVSEPNLFYVFKKPQP; encoded by the coding sequence ATGCGTCGACTTGCCCGCCCGAAGCCCTTGATCCTGCTGCTGATCATGATCGTACTGATCGCTTTGATCGCAGCAGCTCAATACCTGCGCCTGTTCGAGCGCGCCTGGTTCAACTTCAACACTCTCTGGCAGCCCCCCAGCGAACAGGCCATTGCCCTGGACCACTATCGGGTGACGGTCGAGGCGCGGGTGATTGAAGGCCTGGACAATGACGTTTCGGCGCTGACGTACGATCCGATCCGCAAGAGCCTCTTTACCGTTACCAACAAGAATGCCGAACTGATCGAGCTGTCATTGGACGGCAAGATTCTTAGGCGCATCGCCCTGATTGGCTTCGGCGACCCGGAGGCGGTGGAGTTCATCAGCGAGGACATTTACGTCATCACCGACGAGCGTCAGCAGCGGCTGATCAAGATTCACTTGGACGACGATACCCAATTCCTCGACGCCGCCGACGCAGAGCAAATGACGCTTGGCCTGCACCTGAACGGTAACAAAGGGTTTGAAGGGTTGGCCTACGACTCAGTGGGCAAACGGTTGTTCGTGGCCAAGGAGCGCGATCCGATGCTGATTTATGAAGTGCGGGGCTTTCCCCATCACAAACCGGACAAATCCTACGCTGTCCATGTAATCAACAACCCCAAGCGCGATGCCGGACTGTTCGTACGCGATCTTTCTAGCCTGCAATACGACGAGCGCAGCGGCCATTTACTGGCGCTGTCCGATGAGTCGCGATTGATTATCGAGCTGGACATCGACGGCCGGCCGTTGAGCACGCTGTCGTTGAGCAAGGGCCGTCAAGGGCTGCAAAAAACCGTCCCTCAGGCCGAGGGCGTTGCCATGGACGATGATGGCAACTTGTATGTGGTGAGCGAACCGAACCTGTTCTACGTCTTCAAGAAACCGCAGCCTTGA
- the rpiA gene encoding ribose-5-phosphate isomerase RpiA, which yields MTQDQLKQAVAQAAVDLILPKLDDKSIVGVGTGSTANCFIDALAQHKGAFDGAVASSEATAARLKGHGIPVYELNTVSDLEFYIDGADESDAHLNLIKGGGAALTREKIVAAVAKTFICIADASKLVPVLGAFPLPVEVIPMARSHVARQLVKLGGDPVYREGVLTDNDNIILDVHNLQITNPVELESQINAIVGVVTNGLFAARPADVLLLGTPEGVKTLRAE from the coding sequence ATGACCCAGGATCAACTCAAACAGGCCGTGGCCCAGGCCGCTGTCGACCTCATCCTCCCGAAACTGGATGACAAGAGCATCGTTGGGGTCGGCACCGGCTCGACGGCCAATTGCTTCATCGACGCACTGGCGCAGCACAAAGGTGCGTTCGACGGCGCGGTCGCCAGCTCCGAAGCCACCGCCGCGCGCTTGAAGGGCCACGGGATTCCGGTCTATGAGCTCAATACCGTGAGCGACCTGGAGTTCTATATCGACGGCGCCGATGAAAGCGACGCGCACCTGAACCTGATCAAGGGCGGCGGCGCAGCCCTGACCCGCGAGAAGATTGTCGCGGCCGTGGCCAAGACCTTCATCTGCATCGCCGACGCCAGCAAACTGGTGCCAGTCCTCGGCGCGTTCCCGCTGCCGGTGGAAGTCATTCCGATGGCCCGCAGCCATGTGGCCCGCCAACTGGTGAAACTGGGCGGTGACCCGGTGTACCGCGAAGGCGTGCTGACCGATAACGACAACATCATCCTGGATGTCCATAACCTGCAGATCACCAACCCGGTGGAACTGGAAAGCCAGATCAACGCCATCGTCGGTGTGGTCACCAATGGCTTGTTCGCGGCTCGCCCGGCGGATGTGTTGTTGCTGGGGACGCCTGAAGGGGTGAAGACCCTGCGGGCTGAGTAA
- the ilvA gene encoding threonine ammonia-lyase, biosynthetic, whose amino-acid sequence MLEQYVKKILTSRVYDVAVETPLQTARQLSERLGNNIWLKREDLQPVFSFKIRGAYNKLTQLSDEERARGVVTASAGNHAQGLALAAKVLGVKATIVMPKTTPEIKVEGVRSRGGKVVLHGDSFPEALAYSLKLVDEKGYVYIHPYDDPHTIAGQGTVAMEILRQHPGRLDAIFVPVGGGGLIAGIAAYVKYLRPDIKVIGVEPDDSNCLQAALAAGERVVLPTVGLFADGVAVAQIGQHTFDICKHYVDEVITVSTDEICAAIKDIYDDTRSITEPAGALGVAGIKKYVESRGVSGQTLVAIDSGANVNFDRLRHVAERAELGEGREAIIAVTIPEKPGSFKAFCEAVGKRQITEFNYRYNTGSEAHIFVGVQTHPENDPRSALIASLTEQGFPVVDLTDNELAKLHIRHMVGGHAAHVIDEVVLRFEFPERPGALFNFLNKLGGRWNISMFHYRNHGAADGRVVAGLQVPHDERHLVPAALEEIGYPYWDESDNPAYQLFLG is encoded by the coding sequence ATGCTTGAACAGTACGTCAAAAAGATCCTCACCTCGCGCGTTTACGACGTTGCCGTGGAAACCCCATTGCAGACTGCCCGCCAGCTCTCCGAGCGGCTGGGCAACAACATCTGGCTCAAGCGCGAAGACTTGCAGCCGGTGTTCTCGTTCAAGATTCGCGGCGCCTACAACAAGCTGACCCAGCTCAGCGACGAAGAGCGCGCACGCGGCGTGGTCACGGCTTCGGCGGGCAACCACGCCCAGGGCCTGGCCCTGGCGGCCAAGGTGCTGGGCGTCAAAGCCACCATCGTGATGCCCAAGACCACTCCGGAAATCAAAGTCGAAGGCGTACGTTCCCGAGGCGGCAAAGTGGTGTTGCACGGCGATTCGTTCCCCGAAGCCTTGGCCTATTCGCTGAAACTGGTCGACGAAAAGGGCTACGTCTACATTCACCCCTATGACGATCCCCACACCATTGCCGGGCAGGGCACGGTGGCGATGGAGATCCTGCGCCAACATCCGGGGCGTCTGGATGCGATTTTCGTCCCGGTGGGCGGCGGCGGGCTGATTGCCGGGATCGCGGCCTATGTGAAATACCTGCGGCCTGACATCAAGGTGATCGGCGTCGAGCCGGACGATTCCAATTGCCTGCAAGCCGCCCTGGCCGCTGGCGAGCGAGTGGTGCTGCCGACCGTGGGGCTCTTTGCCGACGGCGTTGCCGTGGCGCAGATCGGCCAGCACACGTTCGACATCTGCAAGCACTACGTGGATGAAGTCATCACCGTCAGTACCGACGAGATCTGTGCGGCCATCAAGGATATCTACGACGATACCCGCTCGATCACCGAACCTGCCGGCGCCTTGGGCGTGGCCGGGATCAAGAAGTATGTGGAATCGCGCGGCGTCAGCGGGCAGACCCTGGTGGCCATCGACTCCGGCGCCAACGTCAATTTCGACCGTCTGCGTCACGTGGCCGAGCGTGCCGAGCTGGGCGAAGGCCGCGAGGCGATCATCGCAGTGACCATTCCCGAGAAGCCTGGCAGCTTCAAGGCCTTCTGCGAAGCCGTCGGCAAGCGCCAGATCACCGAATTCAACTATCGCTACAACACGGGCAGCGAAGCGCACATCTTCGTGGGCGTGCAGACGCACCCGGAAAACGACCCGCGCAGCGCGCTGATCGCCAGCCTGACCGAGCAAGGCTTCCCGGTGGTGGACCTGACCGACAACGAACTGGCCAAACTGCACATTCGCCACATGGTGGGCGGGCATGCGGCCCACGTCATCGACGAGGTCGTGCTGCGCTTCGAATTCCCGGAACGTCCGGGGGCGCTGTTCAACTTCCTCAACAAGCTGGGCGGACGCTGGAATATCTCGATGTTCCACTACCGCAACCATGGTGCGGCGGATGGTCGTGTGGTTGCGGGCCTGCAGGTACCGCACGATGAACGTCATCTGGTACCGGCAGCCCTGGAAGAAATCGGCTATCCGTACTGGGATGAAAGCGATAACCCGGCGTATCAGCTGTTCCTGGGCTAA
- a CDS encoding DUF2269 domain-containing protein, with translation METLTALKIAHVVATVLLLAGALGLAIWVWRTRRNGDATAAARTLQRPRVFVWLVMALALVSLPFTGWWMVHQIGWPLGQTWLLASSVLYTVAALAGFWLLVRLNKLRKAPGGSGKFTFALALFSFVCFIAIAGLMGAKPV, from the coding sequence ATGGAAACGTTAACCGCGCTGAAGATCGCCCATGTCGTCGCCACAGTATTGCTCTTGGCGGGCGCCTTGGGGCTGGCCATCTGGGTCTGGAGGACGCGCCGCAACGGCGATGCCACGGCGGCCGCGCGCACATTGCAACGCCCGCGGGTGTTTGTCTGGCTGGTGATGGCCCTGGCGCTGGTGAGCTTGCCATTCACGGGGTGGTGGATGGTGCATCAGATCGGCTGGCCACTGGGGCAGACCTGGTTGCTGGCTTCCAGTGTGCTCTACACCGTGGCGGCGCTGGCGGGGTTCTGGCTGTTGGTGCGGTTGAACAAACTGCGCAAGGCGCCGGGAGGTAGTGGGAAATTCACCTTTGCCTTGGCGCTGTTCAGTTTTGTCTGCTTTATCGCCATTGCGGGGTTGATGGGGGCCAAGCCGGTTTAA
- a CDS encoding HAD family hydrolase — translation MRLALFDLDNTLLGGDSDHAWGDYLCERGFLDAVTYKARNDEFYQDYLAGKLDNAEYLNFCLEILGRTEMEVLAQWHLDYMRDCIEPIVLPQAIELLSKHREAGDKLVIITATNRFVTAPIAERLGVETLIATECEMIDGRYSGRSTDIPCFREGKVVRLNRWLEETGYSLDGSYFYSDSMNDLSLLEVVTHPVAVDPDPNLRAEAQRRGWPVISLRG, via the coding sequence ATGCGGCTGGCTTTATTCGACTTGGACAACACCTTGCTGGGCGGCGACAGTGACCACGCCTGGGGCGATTACCTGTGTGAGCGCGGTTTCCTCGACGCCGTTACGTACAAGGCGCGCAATGACGAGTTCTATCAGGATTACCTGGCCGGCAAGCTCGACAACGCCGAGTACCTGAATTTTTGCCTGGAAATCCTTGGCCGCACGGAGATGGAGGTGCTGGCACAGTGGCATCTGGACTACATGCGCGACTGCATCGAACCGATTGTGTTGCCCCAGGCGATCGAGCTGTTGAGTAAACACCGTGAGGCCGGCGACAAGCTGGTGATCATCACCGCTACCAATCGCTTCGTCACCGCACCGATCGCCGAGCGCTTGGGAGTCGAGACCCTGATCGCCACCGAGTGCGAAATGATCGACGGGCGCTACAGCGGGCGCAGTACCGACATTCCGTGTTTTCGTGAGGGCAAGGTGGTGCGGCTCAATCGTTGGCTGGAGGAGACCGGGTATTCGCTGGACGGCAGTTACTTTTATAGCGACTCGATGAATGACCTGTCGCTGCTGGAAGTGGTGACCCATCCGGTGGCCGTGGATCCGGACCCGAACCTCAGGGCCGAAGCCCAGAGGCGGGGTTGGCCGGTGATTTCGTTGCGCGGCTGA
- a CDS encoding RNA pyrophosphohydrolase: MIDPDGFRPNVGIILTNDAGQVLWARRINQDAWQFPQGGINPQETPEEALYRELNEEVGLEREDVEILACTRGWLRYRLPQRLVRTHSQPLCIGQKQKWFLLRLISNEQRVRMDLTGKPEFDGWRWVSYWYPLGQVVTFKREVYRRALKELAPRLLTRD, encoded by the coding sequence GTGATCGATCCCGATGGTTTCCGACCCAATGTGGGGATCATTCTTACGAATGATGCAGGGCAGGTGCTATGGGCTCGCCGTATCAATCAAGACGCCTGGCAGTTTCCCCAGGGTGGGATCAACCCTCAGGAGACGCCCGAAGAGGCCTTGTACCGCGAGTTGAACGAAGAAGTGGGGCTTGAGCGAGAAGATGTCGAAATACTCGCCTGCACCCGGGGCTGGTTGCGCTATCGTTTGCCGCAACGCCTGGTCAGAACGCATAGCCAACCGCTGTGCATCGGCCAGAAGCAGAAATGGTTTCTCCTGCGCCTGATCTCCAACGAGCAGCGGGTGCGGATGGATTTGACCGGTAAACCGGAGTTCGATGGCTGGCGCTGGGTCAGCTATTGGTATCCGTTGGGCCAGGTGGTGACATTCAAGCGCGAGGTATACCGACGCGCCCTCAAAGAGCTTGCCCCGCGCCTGCTGACGCGCGACTGA